A section of the Paenibacillus aurantius genome encodes:
- a CDS encoding AAA family ATPase, with amino-acid sequence MARADLLLDIIKYGLHGDMPNLRRATEAVCAEERAKQHNVLVNRIEELLNSSRSNPNNSQMGPSVGKNGSIEQSLFTEITPRKRLEHLILPQNVYSLCRELIEEQNRADLLRSYGLEPRNRILLNGPPGNGKTSVAEAIAEALMIPLLTVKYETIVGAYLGETANRLAKLIDQAKRRQCVLFFDEFETLGKERGDVHETGEIKRVVSSLLLHIDSLPSYVIVVGATNHENLLDKAAWRRFQLHLELPTPSRDSLEKWFVDFEKRTGFKLGLAPSTLAKKCLGYSFAEAEELARSIQRQYILQLPNENIVEVSTKVVKLWESQKRVNNGDM; translated from the coding sequence ATGGCTAGGGCAGATTTGCTTTTAGATATAATTAAATATGGGCTGCATGGCGATATGCCAAACTTACGAAGAGCTACAGAAGCAGTTTGTGCGGAGGAACGTGCAAAGCAACACAATGTCTTGGTTAATCGGATTGAGGAACTTTTAAACAGTTCCAGGTCAAATCCCAACAATTCGCAAATGGGACCTTCGGTTGGTAAGAATGGTTCAATCGAACAATCACTATTTACTGAAATAACGCCAAGAAAGAGATTAGAGCATCTAATCCTTCCTCAAAATGTCTATTCATTGTGTAGGGAACTCATTGAGGAACAAAATAGAGCTGATCTATTAAGATCTTACGGGTTGGAACCTCGAAACCGAATTTTACTTAACGGGCCTCCTGGCAATGGGAAAACTTCGGTAGCCGAAGCAATTGCAGAAGCGCTAATGATTCCGCTGTTAACCGTCAAATACGAGACAATAGTAGGTGCCTATCTAGGTGAAACAGCTAATCGGTTAGCGAAATTAATTGATCAAGCAAAAAGACGTCAATGTGTACTTTTTTTCGATGAATTTGAAACATTAGGTAAAGAGCGCGGAGACGTCCATGAAACCGGGGAAATAAAACGAGTTGTTAGTTCCTTGTTATTGCACATTGATTCCTTACCAAGTTATGTGATTGTGGTTGGGGCAACAAATCACGAGAACCTCTTAGATAAAGCCGCTTGGAGAAGATTTCAACTTCATTTAGAACTACCTACACCCTCAAGAGATAGTTTAGAAAAATGGTTCGTTGATTTTGAAAAAAGAACAGGATTTAAACTCGGATTAGCACCTAGTACTCTTGCGAAAAAATGCTTAGGCTACAGCTTTGCGGAAGCTGAGGAACTTGCAAGATCTATCCAAAGACAATACATTTTACAGTTACCTAATGAAAATATAGTCGAGGTTTCTACAAAAGTGGTAAAATTGTGGGAATCACAAAAGAGAGTTAACAATGGAGATATGTAG
- a CDS encoding helix-turn-helix domain-containing protein: MVFSKVIKDLRKELKLIQEQLARELDLSFSTIDRWENEDTNQVNLHNVQY, encoded by the coding sequence ATGGTTTTTTCAAAGGTCATCAAAGATTTAAGGAAAGAATTAAAATTAATTCAAGAACAATTAGCACGCGAACTCGATTTAAGTTTTTCAACAATAGATAGGTGGGAGAATGAAGACACCAACCAAGTAAACTTGCACAACGTTCAATATTAG
- the rlmH gene encoding 23S rRNA (pseudouridine(1915)-N(3))-methyltransferase RlmH, translating into MNIQIVAVGRLKEKYLTDGIAEYLKRLGPYAKVQITELPDEKAPDTMSAAEEEQVRTREGERILAQLKEDAHVIALAIGGQTWSSEELAGQLERLGTHGRSRVAFVIGGSHGLSAAVLRRADQQLSFGRVTYPHQLMRLILVEQVYRAFKINRGEPYHK; encoded by the coding sequence ATGAATATACAAATTGTAGCGGTGGGCCGGCTGAAGGAGAAGTACCTGACGGACGGCATCGCCGAGTACTTGAAGCGGCTCGGGCCGTACGCGAAGGTGCAGATCACGGAGCTGCCGGACGAGAAGGCGCCCGACACGATGAGCGCGGCGGAGGAGGAGCAGGTGCGCACCCGCGAGGGCGAGCGGATCCTCGCCCAGCTCAAGGAAGACGCCCACGTGATCGCGCTCGCCATCGGCGGGCAGACGTGGTCGTCCGAGGAGCTGGCGGGCCAGCTCGAGCGGCTCGGCACGCACGGCCGCAGCCGCGTCGCGTTCGTGATCGGCGGCTCGCACGGGCTCTCCGCCGCCGTCCTGCGCCGCGCCGACCAGCAGCTGAGCTTCGGGCGGGTGACCTACCCGCACCAGCTCATGCGGCTGATCCTGGTGGAGCAGGTGTACCGGGCGTTTAAGATTAATCGGGGGGAGCCTTATCATAAGTGA
- a CDS encoding CxxH/CxxC protein — translation MYVVCKDHVELAIDRFVDEYEDAPDVVDLDKTQFAAWDPPPHCEECEKHAQFLVV, via the coding sequence ATGTACGTCGTATGCAAGGATCATGTGGAATTGGCCATCGACCGGTTCGTCGATGAATACGAGGATGCCCCGGATGTGGTGGACCTGGACAAAACGCAGTTCGCCGCCTGGGACCCGCCTCCTCACTGCGAGGAATGCGAGAAGCACGCGCAATTTTTGGTGGTATAG
- a CDS encoding S1C family serine protease: protein MSFWKDDFYNTRVSRRARREWEPRRRNPNRLVIVSAVSVLAGMLLMLTLVQWFGGGEEPLAADVHPNAASVPVYDINDRVVAAGDKVRPAVVSIISTMKDGDKVKGIGMGSGVIFQKSGDRVRIVTNNHVVDGGTSVEVVLSDSERKKAEVIGRDMYTDLAVLETDAAGVKAVAEFGNSDELKPGQAAIAIGNPLGLSFSQTTTVGVISSPLRTIPVYLGADGEVEWEMDVIQTDAAINQGNSGGALVSLDGKVIGINSMKISDAGVEGLGFAIPINSAKPVLDALIKDHKIKRPKMGITSEDVQSFKSGLEVLKLPEDVKTGIIVNDVTGPAKDAGLKTHDVIVELDGKPVASTMQLRKYLFTHKKIGDELIVTYYRAGKKASATVKLAELD, encoded by the coding sequence ATGAGTTTCTGGAAGGATGATTTCTACAATACGCGGGTATCGCGGAGGGCAAGACGGGAGTGGGAGCCGCGCCGCCGCAATCCGAACCGCCTGGTGATCGTCTCGGCCGTGTCCGTGCTGGCCGGCATGCTGCTGATGCTGACGCTTGTCCAATGGTTCGGCGGAGGCGAGGAGCCGTTAGCGGCTGACGTTCATCCGAATGCGGCCAGCGTGCCGGTCTATGATATCAACGACCGGGTCGTGGCCGCCGGGGATAAGGTCCGGCCGGCCGTCGTCAGCATCATCAGCACGATGAAGGACGGGGACAAGGTCAAGGGCATCGGAATGGGCTCGGGCGTGATTTTCCAGAAGAGCGGCGACCGCGTGCGGATCGTGACGAACAATCACGTGGTCGATGGCGGCACCTCGGTCGAGGTGGTGCTGTCGGACAGCGAGCGGAAGAAGGCCGAGGTGATCGGCCGTGACATGTATACCGACCTGGCCGTGCTGGAGACGGACGCGGCGGGCGTGAAGGCGGTCGCGGAATTTGGCAATTCCGACGAGCTGAAGCCGGGGCAGGCGGCCATCGCCATCGGTAACCCGCTCGGGCTGAGCTTCTCCCAGACGACGACCGTCGGGGTCATCTCTTCGCCGCTCCGGACGATCCCCGTGTACCTGGGGGCGGACGGAGAAGTGGAATGGGAGATGGACGTTATCCAGACGGACGCGGCCATTAACCAGGGCAACAGCGGCGGGGCGCTCGTCAGCCTCGACGGCAAGGTGATCGGGATCAACAGCATGAAGATCTCGGACGCGGGCGTCGAGGGCCTCGGGTTCGCGATTCCGATCAACAGCGCCAAGCCGGTGCTTGACGCCCTCATCAAGGACCACAAAATCAAGCGTCCGAAGATGGGCATCACCTCGGAGGACGTGCAGTCGTTCAAAAGCGGGCTCGAAGTATTAAAACTGCCCGAGGATGTGAAAACTGGTATTATCGTAAACGATGTGACAGGACCGGCCAAGGATGCGGGACTCAAGACCCACGATGTGATCGTGGAGCTGGACGGCAAGCCCGTCGCGAGCACCATGCAGCTGCGCAAGTATCTGTTCACCCATAAAAAAATCGGAGACGAACTCATCGTCACCTACTACCGGGCCGGCAAGAAGGCCTCCGCCACCGTGAAGCTGGCGGAACTGGACTAA
- a CDS encoding MBL fold metallo-hydrolase — protein MGLRFTVLSSGSTGNATLVANGEKKVLIDAGFSAKKLEQLMEERDISGHDLDAILVTHEHSDHIKGLGPIARKYNLPVYANEKTWEALEKQIGAIAEENKRVMETGSSMDLGTMKIESFGISHDAAEPVAYNFYEGEQKLSVATDLGYLSPKVKESVADADVLVLESNHDVEMLRMGRYPWNIKRRILSDLGHLSNDAAGEGLCELLGGRTKRVYLAHLSRNHNMTDLARLTVGNILEDNRITCQDHSYKLMDTYYDRPTEWDSLDED, from the coding sequence ATGGGATTGAGGTTTACCGTATTGTCCAGCGGCTCGACGGGAAACGCGACGCTGGTGGCGAACGGGGAGAAGAAGGTGCTCATCGACGCGGGCTTCAGCGCGAAGAAGCTGGAGCAGCTGATGGAGGAACGCGACATTTCGGGGCACGACCTGGATGCGATTCTCGTCACTCACGAGCATTCCGACCACATCAAAGGCCTTGGGCCTATCGCGCGGAAATATAACCTGCCCGTCTACGCGAACGAGAAGACGTGGGAGGCGCTGGAGAAGCAGATCGGGGCCATCGCCGAGGAGAACAAGCGGGTGATGGAGACGGGCTCCTCGATGGACCTCGGAACGATGAAGATTGAGTCGTTCGGCATCTCGCACGATGCAGCGGAGCCGGTGGCGTACAACTTCTATGAAGGGGAACAGAAGCTGAGCGTGGCGACCGACCTTGGGTACTTGAGCCCAAAGGTGAAGGAGTCCGTCGCGGATGCCGACGTGCTCGTGCTGGAGTCGAATCACGACGTGGAGATGCTGAGGATGGGCCGGTACCCGTGGAACATCAAACGGCGGATTCTGAGCGACCTCGGGCACTTGTCCAACGATGCCGCAGGGGAAGGCTTATGCGAGCTTCTCGGGGGACGCACGAAGCGGGTCTATTTGGCCCACCTGAGCCGTAATCATAATATGACCGATTTGGCCCGTTTAACGGTGGGTAATATTCTGGAGGACAACCGGATCACCTGCCAGGACCATTCCTATAAGCTGATGGACACCTACTATGACCGTCCGACCGAATGGGATTCGCTGGACGAAGACTAG
- the yycI gene encoding two-component system regulatory protein YycI codes for MDWGRAKTVLIISFLMLNVLLGFQLWNSRSDKVHSLTDTAIAMEETNKLLASKNITVQMKEIPKETPKLKAVNYKETYSDKTTISLPEPVSTVNFFGRSRMKSVLDKAGVNHAEQYELDPAASKEGLQVMNQMYDKLPLFDITLQLLEQKGKLTGYKQTYVEVQSGGDAKEQKVISAYTALKSLADIHLKDNSVITDVRLGYHGQRFDADTQYMLPVWRVVLNSGELFYVEAFSGAVEGTQDGKETADARMAR; via the coding sequence ATGGACTGGGGACGGGCCAAAACGGTATTGATCATCTCGTTTCTGATGCTGAATGTATTGCTCGGCTTCCAGCTGTGGAACAGCCGTTCGGATAAGGTCCATTCCCTGACGGATACGGCCATCGCCATGGAGGAGACGAACAAGCTGCTCGCGAGCAAGAACATTACGGTGCAGATGAAGGAAATTCCGAAGGAAACGCCGAAGCTGAAGGCGGTCAATTACAAGGAAACGTACAGCGACAAAACGACTATATCCCTGCCGGAGCCGGTAAGTACGGTGAACTTTTTCGGCCGGAGCCGGATGAAGTCCGTATTGGACAAAGCAGGCGTCAACCATGCCGAGCAGTACGAGTTAGATCCGGCGGCGAGCAAGGAAGGGCTGCAGGTGATGAACCAGATGTACGACAAGCTTCCCCTCTTCGACATCACGCTTCAGCTTTTGGAGCAGAAGGGGAAACTAACAGGTTACAAACAGACCTATGTTGAAGTACAATCAGGGGGAGACGCCAAGGAGCAGAAGGTCATTTCGGCCTATACCGCCCTCAAAAGTCTCGCGGACATTCACCTGAAGGACAACTCGGTCATTACCGACGTCCGGCTCGGCTATCATGGGCAGCGCTTCGATGCGGACACGCAGTACATGCTGCCGGTATGGCGCGTGGTGCTGAACAGCGGAGAGCTGTTCTACGTGGAAGCGTTCAGCGGCGCCGTAGAAGGCACGCAGGACGGCAAGGAGACGGCCGACGCCCGAATGGCAAGGTAG
- a CDS encoding YycH family regulatory protein: protein MRERLKSAILFVLVGASLIQSYVLAYGTPKFELVNQTDYIPTELTGTQANVEDVVYPEQIVVHSGNKKHTVLPIQMPFYHMIYNEFLQQRRFEGFHRTNTFGSSLNMEAIRNNSPGLEIKFREAVPLSVLQRVMEIKEEAPIENDYIAKIWIYIDESKGEVKALFFSESNLVVYEAVKADLDAAKIQNFVNLGEYQPSYHTETGDYYLPDVPVEAVQYKMSYTELTADKLKRSLFADPAMVSLLQEKNGTQFYTDAKRGLQMKSAQHWLAFTDPVSAPVNSKNDVKENMLSAISFINQHEGWNGNYLYSELSPKQGTGPQTIVFRQYIDNYPIINTKQDLFGYIKVVLNKGIVSNYERSTILMDKPSSKTQVTLPGGKELDDLVKAYPRRAQVVNVFPAYKAGITDKTVELTPRWAVELRDGTYEFL, encoded by the coding sequence ATGAGGGAACGTCTGAAATCGGCCATTCTGTTCGTGCTCGTCGGCGCGAGTCTTATCCAGAGCTACGTGCTCGCCTATGGAACGCCGAAGTTCGAGCTGGTCAACCAGACCGACTATATTCCGACCGAGCTGACCGGAACTCAGGCGAATGTGGAGGATGTCGTGTACCCGGAGCAGATCGTGGTTCATTCGGGCAATAAGAAGCATACGGTGCTTCCGATTCAGATGCCGTTCTATCATATGATTTACAACGAATTTCTGCAGCAGCGGCGCTTCGAGGGCTTCCACCGGACAAACACGTTCGGGTCGTCGCTCAACATGGAGGCGATCCGCAACAATTCGCCGGGACTGGAGATCAAGTTCCGGGAAGCCGTGCCCCTCTCCGTGCTGCAGCGGGTGATGGAGATCAAGGAAGAAGCCCCGATCGAGAACGATTATATCGCCAAGATCTGGATCTACATTGACGAGAGCAAGGGCGAGGTCAAGGCCCTGTTCTTCAGTGAATCCAACCTGGTCGTTTACGAAGCGGTGAAGGCGGACCTGGACGCGGCCAAAATTCAGAACTTCGTCAATCTGGGCGAATACCAGCCTTCCTACCATACCGAAACGGGTGACTACTACCTGCCGGATGTGCCGGTGGAGGCCGTGCAATACAAGATGTCTTATACCGAGTTGACGGCGGATAAGCTGAAGCGGAGTCTTTTTGCCGATCCGGCCATGGTCAGCCTTCTACAGGAGAAGAACGGAACCCAGTTCTACACCGATGCGAAACGCGGCCTGCAGATGAAGAGCGCTCAGCATTGGCTCGCCTTCACGGATCCGGTATCGGCTCCCGTCAATTCGAAGAACGATGTGAAGGAGAATATGCTGTCGGCGATCTCTTTTATCAACCAGCATGAGGGGTGGAACGGCAACTACCTGTACAGCGAGCTGTCGCCAAAGCAGGGGACGGGGCCGCAGACGATCGTATTCCGCCAATATATCGACAACTACCCGATCATCAACACGAAGCAGGACCTGTTCGGCTACATCAAGGTGGTCCTGAACAAAGGCATCGTCTCCAACTACGAGCGGTCGACCATCCTGATGGACAAGCCGTCCTCCAAAACCCAGGTTACGCTGCCGGGAGGCAAGGAACTCGATGACCTGGTCAAAGCCTATCCCCGCCGGGCGCAGGTGGTGAATGTTTTCCCGGCTTACAAGGCGGGGATCACGGATAAGACGGTGGAGCTGACCCCCCGATGGGCGGTGGAGCTGAGGGATGGGACGTATGAGTTTCTGTAA
- the walK gene encoding cell wall metabolism sensor histidine kinase WalK: MKATRFFRTIQMKLIIIYVLLILFAMQLIGIYFMKTMENSFMTTFSDSLNMQAGLLAERVAAQYADSEQEPKTGDTKVPDSKRLNDSISELVVAWSKFGNADLGIQVVDANGTVISTNQPDSAKILNTKNNTSIVMRALQNIREEQIFIDTDGQRKKAVAMPVTSGDKVVYAVYITKPLKDVYSTINRVNGIFISGTVIALALTALLGIFLSHTITSPIKEITKQVTSVAEGNYDQRVRLYSQDEIGQLSNAFNYMTDRLKEALSSNEEEKEKLESVLANMSDGVIATDDVGRIILINYRARKILDVEEKKAFGRDLADLLNLPPELKNAHVHDKEQVTLLEFDRPEEEPRKVRVTFTPIHRRDIGTTGTIVVLQDVTEQEELEQARREFVANVSHELRTPLTTIKSYLEALEDGALEEPQLAQRFIGVTRNETERMIRLVTDLLHLSRFDSKQAMMSREWTDPAEMLEEVADRFAFQLQQRHIRIRQKVETRLKPVLVDRDKIDQVLDNLVSNSVKYTGDGGWIELTARVKDEKWLQVTVEDNGVGIPKKDLERIFERFYRVDKARSRNMGGTGLGLSIAREIIKAHGGTISLDSEYNKGTKVTFTLPYSPQEGSEPA, encoded by the coding sequence ATGAAAGCCACCCGCTTCTTTCGCACCATTCAGATGAAGCTGATCATCATCTATGTTCTGCTGATTCTTTTTGCGATGCAGCTGATCGGGATCTACTTTATGAAGACGATGGAGAACTCGTTCATGACGACGTTCTCCGACTCCCTTAACATGCAGGCGGGCTTGCTTGCCGAGCGCGTGGCGGCCCAATACGCCGATTCGGAGCAAGAGCCTAAGACGGGAGACACCAAGGTCCCCGACAGCAAAAGGCTGAACGACAGCATCAGCGAGCTTGTCGTGGCGTGGAGCAAGTTCGGCAATGCCGACCTCGGCATTCAGGTGGTCGATGCGAACGGGACCGTCATCAGCACGAACCAGCCGGATTCAGCCAAAATCCTCAATACGAAGAACAACACCAGCATCGTCATGCGGGCTCTCCAGAACATCCGGGAGGAGCAGATCTTCATCGACACGGACGGCCAGCGCAAGAAAGCGGTGGCCATGCCGGTGACCAGCGGGGACAAGGTGGTCTATGCCGTCTACATCACGAAGCCGCTGAAGGATGTCTATTCCACGATCAACCGGGTCAACGGCATTTTCATCTCCGGTACCGTCATTGCACTCGCGCTGACCGCTCTTCTCGGCATCTTCCTCTCCCATACGATCACAAGCCCCATCAAGGAAATCACGAAGCAGGTCACCTCGGTAGCGGAGGGGAACTATGACCAGCGGGTGCGCTTGTACAGCCAGGACGAGATCGGGCAGCTCAGCAACGCGTTCAACTACATGACGGACCGGCTGAAGGAGGCGCTGTCCTCGAACGAGGAGGAGAAGGAGAAGCTCGAATCCGTTCTCGCCAACATGAGCGACGGTGTGATCGCAACCGACGACGTCGGCCGCATCATCCTGATCAACTACCGGGCCCGCAAGATTCTGGACGTCGAGGAGAAAAAGGCGTTCGGCCGCGACCTGGCCGATCTCCTGAACCTGCCGCCGGAGCTGAAGAACGCGCACGTGCACGACAAGGAGCAGGTCACGCTGCTCGAATTCGACCGGCCGGAGGAGGAGCCCCGCAAGGTGAGGGTGACCTTCACGCCGATCCACCGGCGGGACATCGGGACGACGGGCACGATCGTCGTGCTCCAGGACGTCACCGAGCAGGAGGAGCTGGAGCAGGCCCGCCGGGAGTTCGTGGCGAACGTGTCCCACGAGCTCCGGACGCCGCTCACGACGATCAAGAGCTACCTCGAGGCACTCGAGGACGGTGCCCTGGAGGAGCCGCAGCTAGCACAGCGGTTCATCGGCGTGACGCGCAACGAGACCGAGCGGATGATCCGCCTCGTGACCGACCTGCTGCATCTGTCGCGCTTCGATTCGAAGCAGGCGATGATGTCGCGGGAATGGACCGATCCGGCGGAGATGCTAGAAGAGGTGGCCGACCGGTTCGCCTTCCAGCTTCAGCAGCGGCATATCCGCATCCGCCAGAAGGTGGAGACCCGGCTGAAGCCGGTGCTCGTCGACCGCGACAAGATCGACCAGGTGCTCGACAACCTCGTTTCGAACTCCGTGAAGTATACCGGAGACGGGGGCTGGATCGAGCTGACGGCCCGGGTGAAGGACGAGAAGTGGCTGCAGGTCACGGTCGAGGACAACGGAGTGGGCATTCCGAAGAAGGACCTGGAGCGTATTTTTGAGCGGTTTTACCGGGTGGACAAGGCCCGTTCACGTAACATGGGCGGGACGGGCCTCGGTTTGTCCATTGCCCGGGAAATTATTAAAGCCCACGGGGGAACGATCTCCCTCGACTCCGAATACAACAAAGGCACCAAGGTCACCTTCACCCTCCCGTATTCCCCGCAGGAAGGAAGTGAGCCGGCATGA
- the yycF gene encoding response regulator YycF, giving the protein MYGKILVVDDERPIADILKFNLEKEGYQVVCAYDGGEAVELAFSEDPDLILLDLMLPVKDGMDVCREIRAKLNTPIIMLTAKDTELDKVLGLEMGADDYVTKPFGTRELLARVKAHLRRQTKAQAAPEPEENQGLRLHNLLIDSDMYVVYKDGEPLDLTHREFELVHYMAKNSGKVMTREHLLQAVWGYDYYGDVRTVDVTIRRLREKIEDDPSRPEYITTRRGLGYMMRSPKNGGL; this is encoded by the coding sequence ATGTACGGAAAAATTCTTGTAGTGGACGATGAGCGTCCGATTGCCGATATATTGAAATTTAACCTGGAGAAGGAAGGGTACCAGGTCGTCTGCGCGTATGACGGCGGGGAAGCGGTGGAGCTGGCGTTCTCCGAGGACCCGGACCTGATTCTGCTCGACCTCATGCTTCCCGTCAAGGACGGGATGGACGTGTGCCGCGAAATCCGGGCGAAGCTGAATACGCCGATTATCATGCTGACGGCGAAGGATACCGAGCTCGACAAGGTGCTGGGGCTCGAGATGGGCGCCGACGATTACGTGACGAAGCCGTTCGGGACTCGAGAGCTTCTGGCAAGGGTGAAAGCCCATCTGAGAAGGCAGACGAAGGCGCAGGCGGCTCCAGAGCCGGAGGAGAACCAGGGACTACGGCTTCACAACCTGCTGATCGACAGCGACATGTACGTGGTCTACAAGGACGGCGAGCCGCTCGACCTGACCCACCGCGAATTCGAGCTCGTCCATTACATGGCGAAGAACTCGGGCAAGGTGATGACCCGGGAGCATCTGCTACAGGCGGTGTGGGGGTACGATTACTACGGCGACGTGCGGACCGTCGATGTGACCATCCGCCGGCTGCGGGAGAAGATCGAGGACGACCCGAGCCGTCCGGAATACATCACGACGCGGAGAGGCCTCGGCTACATGATGCGCAGCCCCAAAAACGGAGGGCTGTAA
- a CDS encoding M23 family metallopeptidase translates to MTGIKSIDWVLKKLASAKQTSKGQWQSLTGRMNAVLGKSVGSPIEKIEEKNETPNREGQAHVESQTEAVLQAVTEQPVMTSSETKEAAAAVLAERNEEQPLAAAENPNESQPLVMDSTETNAAEQPSLITADGSKESEQQAVRMDWFSVLRGYRMQLVKGAGALGLIGCITFGGNHYVQANTHEVYHVLFNGQDIGTVSSPQLVDDFKIEKYKELGKKYPDVQMVLNTDEVLIRSEKAFNLEYDNEAALKALSAKLSAHAVGVQLSIDGKAVGVLKDQKTADTVLDTIKGKYVPQKDKNVGEVAALSTKNLAPGESELQEAGFVQKVELTPVNVQPEELADPQKVIEKLQTGDVKPNVYTVQEGDCLGCIAKKFNITKQAIYQNNPGVTDDFIKVGQQLNLTILKPALSVKTVEKMVETQEVQYDTEVIQDPAMKAGEVQPVQDGKNGVKKVAFKVTKVDGLMADEELESEEVVTPPVKAVVRKGTKVVLGEGSGKFAYPVVSFTMTSGFGQRWGKLHKGVDLVSGNKNILAADNGKVVFAGYRNDYGNCVIIDHANGYRTLYGHMSQLYTTVGKIVEKGEKIGYMGSTGDSTGVHLHFEIQRNGNVENPLKYLSR, encoded by the coding sequence ATGACAGGAATCAAGAGTATAGATTGGGTCTTGAAGAAGCTGGCTTCGGCCAAGCAAACCTCCAAGGGCCAATGGCAAAGCTTGACTGGCAGGATGAATGCCGTCTTGGGCAAATCGGTTGGCAGTCCGATCGAGAAGATAGAAGAGAAGAACGAAACGCCCAATAGAGAAGGTCAAGCGCACGTAGAATCGCAGACAGAAGCCGTTCTTCAAGCGGTAACGGAGCAGCCGGTAATGACCTCCTCCGAAACGAAGGAAGCGGCGGCGGCCGTGCTGGCGGAACGGAACGAGGAGCAGCCCCTGGCAGCTGCAGAGAATCCGAACGAATCCCAACCACTGGTGATGGATTCGACGGAAACGAACGCGGCGGAACAACCGTCCCTGATTACAGCCGACGGCTCCAAAGAATCGGAGCAGCAGGCGGTCCGGATGGACTGGTTCTCCGTGCTGCGCGGTTACCGTATGCAGCTGGTGAAGGGCGCAGGAGCACTGGGGCTTATCGGGTGCATTACGTTCGGCGGCAATCATTATGTACAGGCGAATACGCACGAAGTGTATCATGTGCTCTTTAACGGCCAGGATATCGGAACGGTCAGTTCCCCGCAGCTCGTGGATGATTTCAAGATCGAGAAATACAAAGAGCTGGGGAAGAAATACCCCGACGTCCAAATGGTCCTGAACACGGATGAGGTTCTAATCCGAAGCGAAAAGGCTTTCAACCTCGAGTATGATAACGAGGCGGCCCTTAAAGCGTTGTCGGCCAAGCTGTCGGCTCACGCGGTGGGCGTCCAGCTGTCCATTGACGGGAAGGCCGTCGGTGTCTTGAAGGACCAGAAAACAGCCGACACTGTATTAGACACCATCAAAGGCAAATATGTTCCGCAAAAAGATAAAAATGTTGGAGAAGTCGCCGCCCTCTCCACCAAGAACCTGGCGCCGGGCGAAAGCGAGCTTCAGGAAGCGGGCTTCGTGCAGAAGGTGGAACTCACCCCGGTGAACGTTCAGCCGGAGGAGCTGGCCGATCCGCAGAAGGTTATCGAGAAGCTGCAGACAGGCGATGTGAAGCCTAACGTCTACACCGTGCAAGAAGGCGACTGCCTGGGCTGCATCGCGAAGAAATTCAATATTACGAAGCAGGCGATTTACCAGAACAATCCGGGCGTGACGGACGATTTTATCAAGGTTGGCCAGCAGCTGAACTTGACGATCCTGAAGCCGGCTCTGTCCGTTAAGACGGTAGAGAAGATGGTCGAGACCCAGGAAGTCCAGTATGATACGGAAGTTATCCAGGACCCCGCCATGAAAGCCGGAGAAGTCCAGCCGGTTCAAGACGGCAAGAACGGCGTGAAGAAGGTGGCCTTCAAGGTCACGAAGGTGGACGGTCTTATGGCCGATGAGGAGCTCGAGAGCGAAGAGGTCGTCACGCCTCCCGTGAAGGCGGTCGTCCGCAAGGGGACCAAGGTCGTGCTGGGCGAAGGATCCGGGAAGTTCGCTTACCCGGTCGTTTCCTTCACAATGACGAGCGGATTCGGCCAAAGATGGGGCAAGCTCCACAAGGGAGTGGACCTCGTCTCCGGCAATAAAAATATTCTCGCTGCCGATAACGGCAAAGTGGTCTTCGCCGGTTACCGCAACGATTACGGTAACTGCGTGATCATCGATCATGCCAACGGGTACCGCACGCTTTACGGCCACATGAGCCAGCTGTACACCACGGTGGGCAAAATCGTCGAGAAAGGCGAGAAGATCGGTTATATGGGAAGCACCGGCGACTCGACCGGCGTTCATCTGCATTTTGAAATTCAGCGCAATGGGAACGTAGAGAACCCTCTTAAGTACTTAAGCCGATAA